A region of the Bradysia coprophila strain Holo2 unplaced genomic scaffold, BU_Bcop_v1 contig_232, whole genome shotgun sequence genome:
ttttccatacgaaacatgttttccatacgaaacatgttttccatacgAAACATGCTTTCCATACGAAACATGCTTTCCATACTAAACATGCTTTCCATACGAAACATGCTTTCCATACTAAACATGCTTTCCatacgaaacatgttttccatgcGAAATATGCTTTAAATACGAAACATGCTTTCCATGTGAAACATACTTTCCATTCGAAAGATGTTTTCCATTCGAAACATGCTTTCCATTCGGAACATGTTTTACATACAAAATCTGCTTTACATGCAAAACAATATCGACGTTACTTACTACTATTTTATATCCATGGCATGAAATGTCGACCGACGCATACATTTGCATTAAAAAACGACGAATACACTCTCTTTAGTTTTATTGTTAGcgataataaacaaaccaaagttgacatttttatcTAACTCCTGAGTATACAATTAACTGAGTctgtttgtttacatggaccagctggtcaaacagtttaatcaaaatagtgcacaaaattgaaagtcggcCACTGTATGGCAATACACAACTGTACATGCAAAGGGACAAAAACaccagaaaaatttgtaaacttcTGCAAATGTGTATAAAATCAGATTTGAGATGTGAAACTGTAATTAAACTacagattttttaattatatttataGCATGACCTTCTTATCAACTTGATATTCATAATGTGACAATTTAACATCAACAGATTAGAAATTATTGATATCgatgttcaataaaattggCGAGAATCATAACCATTTAGTATAGAATCGAATCGATCAGCAAGAACAATTGCAAATCTAAATAAGTGCTCAATTCTTAATTGAAATGGCAAAGTTTGTggtaatttctatttttaacttgcaaaaaaatctaaatacaaaagttcatttgcaatttttgcAGGTCCTTTTATTGGCGATCGTAGCAAATTGTATAAGTCACACTACTTCATTCGGTGTTCTTGgagttggaaaaaaaattactggtGGATTTGGTGTTGGTTTTGGAGCAGGGCATGAACGTAGAAGTGACGGTCATGGAGAAGTCGGTGTTCATGTAGAAAAGAATGTATTTGGACTCAATGAACAAGCAGGAGTTGGAGTTGGAAGTGATGGGCAGGTCAATGCAGGGTTTGGCATTGGGTTTGGAGGAAGACATGATGGTAGAGGACAACTGGATAGCGACAGTCACAGTGCAGTAGGTGTTGATGTAGAAAAGGAGATGAATAGTGGATATCAGGGGCAAGGAGACGTTGGAGCTAAAGGTGTTGCACAAATAGATAATCAAAGTCAAAGTTCAGTCGGTACTGTTCTTGGGGCTGGAAAAAGAATTACTGGTGGATTTGGTGCTGGTGTTGCCCACGAGCGTAGAAGCGACGGTCATGGAGAAGTCGGTATTCATGCTGAAAAGAATGTAGGGCTCAATGAACAAGCAGGAGTAGGTGTTGGAAGTGATGGACACGTCAATTTAGGTTTTGGCGTTGGGTTTGGAGGAGGACACGATGTTAATGGACAACTCGATAGCAACAGGCACAGTTCAGTAGGTGTTGATGTAGAAAAGAAGATTACCACTGGACTTCAGGGACAGCTCGATAGTGACAGTCATAGTTCAGTAGGTGGTGACGTAGAAAAGAAGATTGACAGTGGACTTCAGGTGCAAGGTGGAGCTGAAGGTGATGCACAAATAAACAATGACAGTCAAGGTACAGTCGGTACTGTTTTTGGggctggaaaaaaaattactagCGGATTTGGTGCTGGTGTTGGTATAGCCCACGAGCGTAGAGGCGACGGCCATGGAGAAGTCGGTATTCATGCTGAAAAGAATGTACTTGGGCTCAATGAACAAGCAGGAGTTGGAGTTGGAAGTGATGGACAGGTCAATGCAGATTTTGGTGTTGGGTTTGGAGGAGGACACGATGTTAATGGACAAATCGATAGCGACAGGCACAATTCAGTAGGTGTTGACGTAGAAAAGAAGATTACCACTGGACTTCAGGGACAACTCGGTAGTGACAGTCATAGTTCAGTAGGTGGTGACGTAGAAAAGAAGATTACCACTGGACTTCAGGGACAACTCGGTAGTGACAGTCATAGTTCAGTAGGTGGTGACGTAGAAAAGAAGATTAACAGTGGACTTCAGGTGCAAGGTGGAGCTGAAGGTGATGCACAAATAGACAATCACAGTCAAGGTTTAGTCGGTGCTGTTTTCGgattcggaaaaaaaattaatagcGGATTTGGTGCTGGTGTTGGTGTAGCCCACGAGCGTAGAATCGACGGACATGGGGAAGTCGGTATTCATGCTGAAAAGAATGTAGGGCTCAATGAACAAGCAGGAGTTGGTGTTGGAAGTGGTGGACAGGTTGGAGGAGGACACGATATTAATGGACAACTCGATACTGACAGTCATAGTTCAATAGGTGGTGACGTAGAAAAGAAGATTAACAGTGAAATTCAGGGACAAGGAGACGTCGGAATTGAAGGTGATGCACAAACAGACAATCGCAGTCATGGCTCAGTCGGTACTGTTTTCGGATTCGGAAAAAGAATTTCTGGCGGATTTGGTGTTGGAGCAGGACACAACAGTAATGGTGAAATTGATGGTGACAGTCATAGCTCAGTAGGTGTTGACGTAGAAAAAAAGATTAACACTGAAATTCAGGGACAAGGAGACGTCGGAGTTGAAGGTGATGCACAAATAAACAATCACAATCATGGCTCAGTCGGTACTGCTCTCGGATTCGGAAAAAGAATTTCTGGTGGATTCGGTGTTGGAGCAGGACACAACAGTAATGGAGAACTTGATGGTGACAGTCATAGTTCAGTAGGTGTTGCCGTAGAAAAAAAGATTAACACTGAAATTCAGGGACAAGGAGACGCCGGAGTTGAAGGCGatgcaaaaataaacaatcacAGTCATGGCTCAGTCGGTACTGCTCTCggatttggaaaaaaaattactggtGGATTAGGTGTTGGATTTGGAGCAGGGCACGAACGTAGAAGCGACGGTCATGGAGAAGTAGGTCTTCATGTCGAGAAGAATGTATTTGGACTTAATGAAAATGCAGGAGTTGGAATTGGAAGTGATGGAAAAGTCAATGTAGGATTTGGTATTGGGTTTGGAGGAGGTGCTAGTGGTGGAGCTAGAAGCAGTCACAGTTCAGGCGGACTTTACCGTATCGGCTAAAAAGTCGATTTTGACAATTCTTCGAAACTTTACCTTTTACGAATCACCAAACtctattttaatcaaataattactttacaaggcttcgattttcttttaaaaataaatttaaaaaattgaaaaactaaatctaCTTTAAAAACGCCAGCTTTACCTAAATGTTTATCGACTAAATATTAAGGTTAGATTTCGACCCACAGTGaattttatgtataaaaaaGTCATTGCATTTCGGAGGCCGTATATTGTGTTATAAgtgttgtaatgttgattttctcATCACTAGACCTAAgtttgggtcgtgtgctgaaaaaatctcatgtCCACAAGTGTAACACGTCATggtttgtgccaaccgagaattgaaatagacaaaagcACACAAACAACTATTTTCTCCTAGAATATTATTTTGAGTCGAACTTATGAAAAAGCCATGatctaattttattaattgattttaCCGTCAACTACTATCTACTattaaataaacgtttttctaTTCATAATCTCTAGTtgacttttaaaaaattacttttatgtCGCAACTGTTCTCATTGATTAGTATATTTACTATGAATTTACAAGGAAATCGAAATTAAAGCTTATCAcattaatacctttcattgcgtttatatcgattttgttcatcgaaaaattgttgatttatttACTGTCTACAAAATGTGCAACGACTTAGAATAGTATTTTACTCTCGTTATTACATTTCACAAATTCAGATGCCTCAAGGCAACAACAGATCTAGATTCAGATTGTACAGATTTGGGTCAAGTTGGTTGTTGTAACACATTCCAAAATTATCGCATCTATCCGAGGTCAACCAAAGCAAGATAATTAAAAGATTACTGAAAAGAGATGCTGTTAAGCTATAATAATATTGACTCAGTGCCAAGTTAGAAGAACTTTCAACTTTTGTTATCTTGACTGGACgatcaattttcaatatatatgTCAATTCCGCAAGAAACGATTGACTAATCATGTTTGTCTCATATTGAAACAAAGTTTCCTATTGGCTTCCCGAAATTAAATAATCTTAGCATTGCATTATTCGAAAGAATTCGTTTAATGGTCAGGCCTCTCACTCTAAATTTggactccttattaaggaattaaggagattttagcacaaaaattaggagaaataaggaaattgttagttgaaattaaggaaaaatgaggagaattttttcgataaaaatcgaaattattctaagaTACAGCAATTAACATCGGAAGTCCGCctaaactttaaaataaaacgcaatattgtttattttgacgtatcgtttttgtaaagttgtatcgtaaaattcacttttatcacgatgaaaatttgaatattttgggcGTGTTTAAGGCTTGAATTAGATTCTTAGCAAAGCTTAGCTTTACCAATTATCCACTGTAAATGGATTAGGGTGACAGTTTTCAatgcgacaaaatttttgaaatttaagacgtacttacggcgtgaattcttaCTTGACCCCACCCTTAAGTTTCAAAACTTGCTGGATTAGATTTTGATCTCGTTAACTGCAAAAGCTGTTGTTTGTTATCtcgttcgaatttcgaaaaaataataaattggtgaAGGTATCaaagtataaatttgaaagaagtgTAAATAAGGCTAAAACCttgaattgtttgtaataAGGACGCATGTCTGAGACAATGTTAAGGatgatttacatgttaaatcaaatagttCTACTCGAGACTCACGAGCCGAGAGGCGGCGtggaaccacaaaaatatatgtaaaaCCAGTCATGTTGGAACGATCATGAGCTACGACACCACCTTTTTATTAGAGTTCTTTGtgttaaattataaaaaatacaatttgctGCGCAgcgaattttttcttcttaattttgatttctgtcgatgaaatttgcgaaaaataaggaaaataaggattttttaataaaataaggaggaataaggaggtttttataaaaataaggaaataaggaggtgTCGATCACATAACAAGCCTTGTAgctttaagaaaatatttaactgCTGCTATTCGCCAGTCTACTACTACACCAAGATCCAACACTGTTTATGCAAAAACGTTTCTCAAGTCTTCAGTTTTCAGCCTTAACGTCTACGTTTAAAACACCTAAACCAAACCCTTCCACTTAACACGCCTTGTAGTGATCAGTCATTGAACAGTCTGTCCATAGTCAAatcgataaatttattgaaattgcaaTCGTTTTGGAATCGAAGATGAAGTGCCTGATATATAAGTGTTACACTcttcccaaaaatattataTGGCCATTTCAACATGCTCCAAtgccaaaataaatttatttgtcaaattaaatttgtttatcgGCTCACTTTCAGAGACGTGCATTCAATATGTTtcaagagagagaaaaaattggaGAAAAACTTTTCGTCTTCCATTTATTATCTTTAGAATTTAGACATCATAAAATCtataatttctttctttttattttttcgttttttttttcttcgaaataGCAAACAAATCCATTCTCTGGGACTGGGAGGCTATAGATGATGTTTTTCTGTaaccatttttaagaaatgtaattgaattaaaatgaaagagGGTAACACATGCCCGGAATATTTTATAAGATATTCCTTATTAAAATAATGGAAGAAAAGTATGAAATATACCATTCATATATGGGTTATATATACTTTGAGTGATTGTCAGACGTTTCGTTTTTCTCATCTCTCTTTGCTATTTGAGTGTTaagaacaaaaatgaatgacTTAATATCACCGACTTCTATGCCATAAAGAATGTATTCATCAGCTACACATGGCACATATATACTATACAACAAACATACAGTAAACACACACATACGGTGAATgaacaaatatatatatttcgaaattaaggaaaaagcTGAAAAAGTCTGGTTTTGTAAGATTATTATTGTattatgaaaatgtgtttttg
Encoded here:
- the LOC119075768 gene encoding ATP-dependent RNA helicase glh-2-like isoform X1, with product MAKFVVLLLAIVANCISHTTSFGVLGVGKKITGGFGVGFGAGHERRSDGHGEVGVHVEKNVFGLNEQAGVGVGSDGQVNAGFGIGFGGRHDGRGQLDSDSHSAVGVDVEKEMNSGYQGQGDVGAKGVAQIDNQSQSSVGTVLGAGKRITGGFGAGVAHERRSDGHGEVGIHAEKNVGLNEQAGVGVGSDGHVNLGFGVGFGGGHDVNGQLDSNRHSSVGVDVEKKITTGLQGQLDSDSHSSVGGDVEKKIDSGLQVQGGAEGDAQINNDSQGTVGTVFGAGKKITSGFGAGVGIAHERRGDGHGEVGIHAEKNVLGLNEQAGVGVGSDGQVNADFGVGFGGGHDVNGQIDSDRHNSVGVDVEKKITTGLQGQLGSDSHSSVGGDVEKKITTGLQGQLGSDSHSSVGGDVEKKINSGLQVQGGAEGDAQIDNHSQGLVGAVFGFGKKINSGFGAGVGVAHERRIDGHGEVGIHAEKNVGLNEQAGVGVGSGGQVGGGHDINGQLDTDSHSSIGGDVEKKINSEIQGQGDVGIEGDAQTDNRSHGSVGTVFGFGKRISGGFGVGAGAGHERRSDGHGEVGLHVEKNVFGLNENAGVGIGSDGKVNVGFGIGFGGGASGGARSSHSSGGLYRIG
- the LOC119075768 gene encoding glycine-rich cell wall structural protein 1-like isoform X2, giving the protein MAKFVVLLLAIVANCISHTTSFGVLGVGKKITGGFGVGFGAGHERRSDGHGEVGVHVEKNVFGLNEQAGVGVGSDGQVNAGFGIGFGGRHDGRGQLDSDSHSAVGVDVEKEMNSGYQGQGDVGAKGVAQIDNQSQSSVGTVLGAGKRITGGFGAGVAHERRSDGHGEVGIHAEKNVGLNEQAGVGVGSDGHVNLGFGVGFGGGHDVNGQLDSNRHSSVGVDVEKKITTGLQGQLDSDSHSSVGGDVEKKIDSGLQVQGGAEGDAQINNDSQGTVGTVFGAGKKITSGFGAGVGIAHERRGDGHGEVGIHAEKNVLGLNEQAGVGVGSDGQVNADFGVGFGGGHDVNGQIDSDRHNSVGVDVEKKINTEIQGQGDVGVEGDAQINNHNHGSVGTALGFGKRISGGFGVGAGHNSNGELDGDSHSSVGVAVEKKINTEIQGQGDAGVEGDAKINNHSHGSVGTALGFGKKITGGLGVGFGAGHERRSDGHGEVGLHVEKNVFGLNENAGVGIGSDGKVNVGFGIGFGGGASGGARSSHSSGGLYRIG